The genomic window TGCGGAAGACGCCGAACCGCTCGACGTTCAAGAGGTTGTTGAGCCGATAGAAGCTCTGGCACCAGTGGAATCCGTGGCTCCAGTGGTTGCTACACCCGAGCCTGAGCCAGAAGTTTTGGCCTCTGCTGAACCGACTCAGTTGTTCGAACTCCCAGTCATTGCCGACCTAGGGACTCCAGAGCCCGAAACATCTAAGCAAGAAGAAGTTCATGACGATGGCGAAGCGGTTGTTACACCTGAAGGTGTCATTAGCCTCGAAGACTTCCGTGAAGATGCAAAACCTCGCAAATTTCGTGTTGCCATGGCCGCATGCTTGGCATTTTGTGTGGGCGGCTTAGGCTTATTGTGGGCAGCACCGCCGCGCCAAGCACGAACTCACAACGCCGTACTAGAAATTTCACCAGGTACATCAGTGGCCGAGATCGCTCGCAAGCTTCAAGCTGACGGTGTGATTCGCAGCAGTTTCGCATTTCGAGTGTTGGCAAAAATCAAGGGCGTCGAACGCTCCATGCGCGCCGGTCATTATCGAATCGCCAGCGGTTTGTGGGCTTGGAATGTTGTTGATGAACTTCACGATGGGCAAATTAGCACCGAAACAATTACCGTCCCAGAGGGTCTCAATTTAAAACAAGTTGCCGAGCTTGTTGAGTCCAGTGGTCTCGTGACGCGCGAAGGCTTTATGGAAGCTGCTCGAAATCCGCAGCTTCTTAGCAAGTACGAAATTCCTGGAGCCACGGTGGAAGGTTTTCTTTTTCCTGAAACCTACACGTTCGCCAAAGGTCTTGCCCCTCGCGACATCGTCTCGGCGATGGTTCAGCTCTTTTTTGACCGCCTCGATGGGTTAGCCGATCGTCTTGATATGGCTCCCGAAGAATTAAAACGGCGCGTCGTACTCGCCTCAATTGTTGAACGTGAAGCCAAGCGTTCCGATGAGATGCCTCGAATCGCCGGTGTCTTCTTTAACCGGCTCGAGAAAAATATGCGCTTGGAGTCTTGTGCGACGGTTCAGTACATCCTTGGAAAACCTAAGGAGCGCTTGCGGTTAAGCGATTTGCGCCAACCTTCGGATTACAACACGTATTTACATACCGGTCTTCCACCCGGCCCCATCGCTAACCCGGGACTTTCTGCTCTCGAGGCAGCCTTTAAGCCCGAGTCCCATGAATACCTATTCTTTTTTGCCCGTAAGGATGGAAGCGAATCTCATGTCTTCACTCAAACCTACGCGCAACATCAAAAAGCTCTGACCCGTCAGAGACAAAACGGTAAAATCTAGGTTACCCTATTAGAATGATCATTGAGACCTACAGTGCTGGGTCTTTTGGCTGCAATGCGATTATTCTTGGTGACCGTCTGCTGAATCAAGCAGTCATTGTTGATCCCGGCGATGCAGTTCAAGAGACGCTCTCGCGTCTAAAAAGGCTCCGTCTACGCGCGGTGGCCATTGTTCATACCCACGCTCATGTTGACCATACGATGGGCTCTGCTCTCTTGAGCGAGCTGACAGGTGCCCCTACTTATTTACACACAGGAGATGCTAAGCTTCACAGTTGTATGGATATGCAGGCGCTGGAAATGGGCCTTCGATTGGATGTTTCAACACCGATGGATAAGCCCCTTAAAGATATGTCTTGTATCGATTTTGGAAGATTTCAGCTCGGCGTGATTCATACTCCGGGTCACACTCCAGGCTCGGTTTGCTTGGTCGTTCCCGGGGAGAACCTATGCCTGACCGGCGATACTTTGTTTAAGGGCGGTATTGGACGCACGACCAAATGGGGAGGCGATCCAGATCAGCTCAAAAAATCTATCCGTCACCGGCTCTATGGGATGCATGGCTCTGTGCAGATTCTACCAGGTCACGGAGCTCCCTCGACCATTGATTACGAGCGCCTGACGAATCCATTTGTTCGAAAAACTCTGGTCTAATTGCTTGAGCGTTCACGCGGCCGATAGCTGTAGGCCCACCGCAGAAAAGGCGTGACACACCGGGTTTGAATCCAAACACGGCCTCGGCCTTGAAACTTACAGACAAGTCTTTCCCCGCCGAATAAGAAACTTTTGATTTTTGAACCCGTCCCCAGGCCAGGTACGACCGTTACTGAGTAATTTAAAGTGTCTTCAAATGCGACAACGTATCCTGTATCGACGAGATAACCCTCGGACACATCAACCTCAATGATCGCGCCGTAGGTTGAGAAAAACACATCTCCCGTTCCGCTCGCTTTGAGCAGTACCAGCCCTTCTCCGCTGAAAAAACCTTTGGCTCCTTCCCACTTCGCCGAGAGGTCGACCCCTTCTCCGTGCGCAACAAAACCACCCTTTTGCAAAATAAGACTGTTCCCATCGAGCCGGTAGTGTTGAAGGTCTCCCATAGGCCCTGGCGCAAATGTAACCTCGCCATGTTTTTTTGCGGTATAGGTATTGATGACGAGATTTTCGCCGCCCAGTGCACGGCCCAGGGATTTCATGATGCCGCCCTTCAGGCCCGCTTTAAGCTCTATGCCGGTGGACATGGACGCCATGGAGCCAGGCTCAGCATAAACCTTCTGCCCGGGCTCCAGGTTCATGGTGAGAAGGGAGTAATCAGGGCGCATGCTGATATCGAATTTGTAATCACTTTGCATCGTAGAGACTTCCTATTCGCGAACGGGTTTGAGCTTAGGACCAAGGTTTTTACCGAAGTCTCCGGGTGCATGGGTCTGGCAATATATTTTCCCGCGACCTTGGAAGTTACAAACAAAGCCTTCGCCGCTCATAAAGCTAGAGACCCAACCGCTGGATGCTTTGGAGATACTGAAGTTAAGCGTTTCTTCGTAGGCAACGATGTGACTGGTGTCGACGCAGTATTCTCCGTCAACCTCTATTTCGTAGATTGCACCGAAGCTGTTGAGTAAGACATCGCCCTGCCCACTGCACTTCACCCAAAAAAGCCCCTCACCGCCGAAAAGCGCAGCACCGAGCCCTTGCCACGTTGTATCGATATCGATTTTACCGCACGCAGCAAGCCAGCCCGATGATTGAACAATTAAGGTAGCGTTGTTGAGCTCGTGGTGGGCTACGTCACCAATCAAGGATGGTCCCAAAATAATTTCGCTATCGTCCTGATGAGAGGTGAAGTGGTTTAAGAAGAAGTTCTCACCTGAGAACATACGCTTAACGCCTTTAAGAAAACCGCCGGAACCCCCTCGGCTTCGGCTCGTGGTCTCAACCGTTATCTGAG from Deltaproteobacteria bacterium includes these protein-coding regions:
- the mltG gene encoding endolytic transglycosylase MltG, whose product is STQQQPLGKSQEPGRRIRAAATWARALGQVFERVALFEIRGTDARVAYVKGIDLQARGESLSLLEQTPLRWTIEAASPVVSAGRSPGGHEIAETLGIDLPRAFAILPLVIDNRLEALAYADNQGSPLPLTAVSKVFEICENALRNPQGKPTVKQTRKVQRKRPRTTISRKELLERARKPQIAEDAEPLDVQEVVEPIEALAPVESVAPVVATPEPEPEVLASAEPTQLFELPVIADLGTPEPETSKQEEVHDDGEAVVTPEGVISLEDFREDAKPRKFRVAMAACLAFCVGGLGLLWAAPPRQARTHNAVLEISPGTSVAEIARKLQADGVIRSSFAFRVLAKIKGVERSMRAGHYRIASGLWAWNVVDELHDGQISTETITVPEGLNLKQVAELVESSGLVTREGFMEAARNPQLLSKYEIPGATVEGFLFPETYTFAKGLAPRDIVSAMVQLFFDRLDGLADRLDMAPEELKRRVVLASIVEREAKRSDEMPRIAGVFFNRLEKNMRLESCATVQYILGKPKERLRLSDLRQPSDYNTYLHTGLPPGPIANPGLSALEAAFKPESHEYLFFFARKDGSESHVFTQTYAQHQKALTRQRQNGKI
- a CDS encoding MBL fold metallo-hydrolase → MIIETYSAGSFGCNAIILGDRLLNQAVIVDPGDAVQETLSRLKRLRLRAVAIVHTHAHVDHTMGSALLSELTGAPTYLHTGDAKLHSCMDMQALEMGLRLDVSTPMDKPLKDMSCIDFGRFQLGVIHTPGHTPGSVCLVVPGENLCLTGDTLFKGGIGRTTKWGGDPDQLKKSIRHRLYGMHGSVQILPGHGAPSTIDYERLTNPFVRKTLV
- a CDS encoding TIGR00266 family protein; the protein is MQSDYKFDISMRPDYSLLTMNLEPGQKVYAEPGSMASMSTGIELKAGLKGGIMKSLGRALGGENLVINTYTAKKHGEVTFAPGPMGDLQHYRLDGNSLILQKGGFVAHGEGVDLSAKWEGAKGFFSGEGLVLLKASGTGDVFFSTYGAIIEVDVSEGYLVDTGYVVAFEDTLNYSVTVVPGLGTGSKIKSFLFGGERLVCKFQGRGRVWIQTRCVTPFLRWAYSYRPRERSSN
- a CDS encoding TIGR00266 family protein — translated: MTIELLSQPAATAAKIQMNRGDVVTAEVGAMIAMSPQITVETTSRSRGGSGGFLKGVKRMFSGENFFLNHFTSHQDDSEIILGPSLIGDVAHHELNNATLIVQSSGWLAACGKIDIDTTWQGLGAALFGGEGLFWVKCSGQGDVLLNSFGAIYEIEVDGEYCVDTSHIVAYEETLNFSISKASSGWVSSFMSGEGFVCNFQGRGKIYCQTHAPGDFGKNLGPKLKPVRE